From the genome of Parazoarcus communis, one region includes:
- the leuD gene encoding 3-isopropylmalate dehydratase small subunit, with protein MKPFTVLDALVAPLDRANVDTDAIIPKQFLKSIKRSGFGPNLFDEWRYLDVGQPGQDNSKRPLNTDFVLNQPRYQGAQVLLTRDNFGCGSSREHAPWALEDYGFRAIIGTSFADIFFNNCFKNGVLPIVLFAEEVDELFSQCEATEGYQLKVDLAAQTVTRPDGKVIAFDVDAFRKECMLNGWDDIGLTLRHADKIRAFEDARRAKHPYYFA; from the coding sequence ATGAAACCGTTTACCGTTCTCGATGCGCTGGTGGCGCCGCTCGATCGTGCCAACGTCGATACCGATGCGATCATTCCCAAGCAGTTCCTGAAGTCGATCAAGCGCAGCGGCTTCGGCCCCAACCTGTTTGACGAGTGGCGCTATCTGGATGTCGGTCAGCCCGGGCAGGACAACAGCAAGCGTCCGCTGAACACCGATTTCGTGCTCAATCAGCCGCGTTATCAGGGGGCGCAGGTGCTGCTCACCCGCGACAACTTCGGCTGTGGCAGCTCGCGCGAGCACGCGCCGTGGGCGCTGGAGGACTACGGCTTTCGTGCAATTATCGGCACCAGCTTTGCCGATATCTTCTTCAACAACTGTTTCAAGAACGGCGTCTTGCCGATCGTGCTTTTTGCAGAGGAGGTTGATGAGCTGTTCAGCCAGTGCGAAGCGACCGAGGGCTATCAGCTCAAGGTGGATCTGGCTGCCCAGACGGTCACCCGTCCCGATGGCAAGGTGATTGCATTCGACGTCGATGCCTTCCGCAAGGAATGCATGCTCAATGGCTGGGACGACATCGGCCTGACGCTGCGTCATGCCGACAAGATCCGTGCATTTGAAGACGCGCGTCGCGCCAAGCACCCCTATTATTTCGCCTGA
- the leuB gene encoding 3-isopropylmalate dehydrogenase, which produces MKICVLPGDGIGPEIMAEAVRVLKALDLKFELEEGLLGGCAVDATGTPYPEATQKLAREADAVLLGAVGGPKWDNLPREQRPERGLLGIRKDLNLFANLRPAILYPELANASSLKPEVVAGLDILIVRELTGDIYFGQPRGIEVREVNGEQQRVGWNTMIYAEYEIRRILKVAFEAAQKRGKRLCSVDKMNVLECTQLWRDIAEEVAKDYPDVELSHMLVDNAAMQLVRAPKQFDVMVTGNMFGDILSDEASMLTGSIGMLPSASLDANNKGLYEPSHGSAPDIAGKGVANPLATILSAAMMLRYTFGLEAQAQRIEAAVKQVLAQGFRTGDIFEPGTKKVGTREMGDAVLAAL; this is translated from the coding sequence ATGAAGATTTGTGTGCTGCCGGGTGACGGCATTGGTCCCGAGATCATGGCGGAAGCCGTGCGTGTTCTCAAGGCGCTCGACCTCAAGTTTGAACTGGAAGAAGGGCTGCTTGGCGGTTGTGCAGTCGATGCTACCGGCACGCCATACCCCGAGGCGACCCAGAAGCTCGCCCGTGAAGCGGATGCGGTGCTGCTGGGGGCTGTGGGTGGGCCGAAATGGGACAACCTCCCGCGCGAGCAGCGCCCCGAGCGCGGCCTGCTGGGCATCCGCAAGGATCTCAACCTGTTTGCCAACCTGCGTCCGGCGATCCTGTATCCGGAGCTTGCCAACGCCTCTTCGCTGAAGCCTGAAGTCGTGGCCGGGCTGGACATCCTCATCGTGCGCGAACTCACCGGCGATATCTACTTCGGTCAGCCGCGCGGTATCGAGGTGCGCGAGGTCAATGGCGAACAGCAGCGGGTGGGCTGGAACACCATGATCTACGCCGAGTATGAGATCCGCCGCATTCTGAAGGTGGCCTTCGAGGCCGCGCAGAAGCGTGGAAAGCGTCTGTGCTCGGTCGACAAGATGAATGTGCTTGAGTGCACTCAGCTTTGGCGCGATATCGCCGAAGAAGTGGCCAAGGACTATCCGGACGTGGAGCTGTCGCACATGCTGGTCGACAATGCAGCGATGCAGCTCGTGCGGGCGCCCAAGCAGTTTGACGTGATGGTGACCGGCAACATGTTCGGCGACATCCTCTCGGACGAAGCTTCGATGCTCACCGGCTCGATCGGCATGCTGCCCTCGGCTTCGCTGGATGCGAACAACAAGGGCTTGTACGAACCCTCTCACGGTTCGGCGCCGGACATCGCAGGCAAGGGCGTGGCCAATCCGCTGGCGACGATCCTGTCGGCTGCAATGATGCTGCGCTATACCTTCGGTCTTGAAGCGCAGGCTCAGCGTATCGAGGCAGCCGTCAAGCAAGTGCTTGCGCAGGGTTTCCGTACCGGCGATATTTTCGAGCCGGGCACGAAGAAGGTCGGCACCAGGGAGATGGGTGACGCGGTTCTCGCGGCGCTTTAA
- the asd gene encoding aspartate-semialdehyde dehydrogenase codes for MKRVGLVGWRGMVGSVLMQRMVDEGDFAHIEPVYFSTSAAGGKAPVFGGKEAALPLQDAMSVDALKACDIIITCQGGDYTKEVFPKLRASGWSGHWIDAASALRMADDAVIILDPVNMHVIKDALAKGGRNWIGGNCTVSLMLMGLGGLFRNDLVEWVSAMTYQAASGAGAQNMRELIAQMGTIHASVADLLADPGSAILDIDRKVAETIRSDAFPKKNFRNTPLAGSLIPWIDVPVEHGQSKEEWKGGAECNKILGNPAFRTAGSIPIDGLCVRIGAMRCHSQALTIKLKKDVPLDEISEIIAGANEWVKVVPNERELSERDLTPAAVTGTLAVPVGRLHKMAMGPEYLGAFTVGDQLLWGAAEPLRRMLRILLED; via the coding sequence ATGAAGCGAGTAGGTCTGGTTGGCTGGCGTGGCATGGTCGGTTCCGTGCTGATGCAGCGCATGGTGGACGAGGGCGATTTCGCCCATATCGAACCCGTGTATTTTTCCACCTCTGCGGCCGGGGGCAAGGCACCCGTTTTCGGCGGCAAGGAAGCGGCGCTGCCGCTGCAGGACGCGATGAGCGTCGATGCGCTCAAGGCCTGCGACATCATCATTACCTGCCAGGGCGGGGATTACACCAAGGAGGTGTTCCCGAAACTGCGTGCGTCCGGCTGGAGCGGCCACTGGATCGATGCTGCCAGCGCGCTGCGCATGGCCGACGATGCCGTGATCATCCTCGATCCGGTGAACATGCATGTGATCAAGGACGCCCTTGCCAAGGGTGGCCGCAACTGGATTGGCGGCAACTGCACGGTGTCGCTGATGCTCATGGGTCTCGGCGGCCTGTTCCGCAACGATCTGGTCGAGTGGGTGTCCGCGATGACCTACCAGGCCGCATCCGGCGCGGGTGCGCAGAACATGCGTGAGCTGATCGCGCAGATGGGCACCATCCACGCATCGGTGGCAGACCTGCTCGCCGACCCGGGTTCGGCAATCCTCGATATCGACCGCAAGGTTGCGGAGACGATTCGCTCCGATGCCTTCCCGAAGAAGAACTTCCGCAACACGCCGCTGGCAGGCAGCCTGATTCCGTGGATCGATGTGCCGGTCGAGCACGGGCAGTCGAAAGAGGAGTGGAAGGGCGGTGCCGAGTGCAACAAGATTCTTGGCAACCCCGCATTCCGCACCGCTGGCAGCATCCCTATCGACGGCCTGTGCGTGCGGATCGGTGCAATGCGTTGTCACTCGCAGGCGCTGACCATCAAGCTGAAGAAGGATGTGCCACTCGACGAGATCAGCGAGATCATCGCCGGGGCCAACGAGTGGGTGAAGGTTGTGCCGAACGAGCGTGAGCTCTCCGAGCGCGATCTGACGCCGGCGGCGGTGACCGGTACCTTGGCTGTTCCGGTCGGGCGCCTGCACAAGATGGCAATGGGGCCGGAGTATCTTGGCGCGTTTACGGTCGGTGATCAGCTCCTCTGGGGTGCCGCCGAGCCGCTGCGTCGCATGCTTCGCATTCTGCTTGAAGACTGA
- a CDS encoding FimV/HubP family polar landmark protein — protein sequence MKTSIKASLIAAAIASFPLGGFAAGLGQINVFSGLGQPLRAEIQISATPQELSSVTAKVASPDAFRQAGIPYPGFLSGIRASVERSGQRQVVKLSSDRPINEPFVGLLIELDWASGRLSREYTFLLDPVDIAAPKPVAARIAAPAPAAAPRQAPMAAPPAPRPAAVDRYTVQRGDTLRRIAEANRPDGANLDQMLLALFRANPSAFDGDNINRLRAGAIMTMPSADAVLATSPAEARREVVAQAADFEAYRQRLAGTAVVREAAPAPAEQASAGRIVPKVEDARAPAVAGDELQISKTQDGEAGMDKAAVARLHALEEELVAREKGLEEANARLAQLEQSIRDLQKLLELKSGTLAQLQPDAATPGAATAGAAAVAGAAATAAPEAAAEPAAPAVTPPAEATPAAPAVEAAAVEPPAEPVSPPQAEPAPAPAPVPPAPVAAAPEAEPEPDFMQSLLADPAMLAAGGGVIALLLGFAAYRSRQRKQAMEALDSSALMSEFPPDSSAVFGATGGQSVDTGNSSILQTDFSQSGLSSIDADEGVDPVAEADVYMAYGRDAQAEEILEDALKADPNRTAIYLKLLEVFAQRQSPKQFETTASELYSRTGGQGSDWEKAAQMGRKLDPDNPLYSAGPAEGERTVPPATELPAASIPVSAAAAVTAAAATATAAGADSAAKLPEVEADTKDAADELGQTLSSLDFTTSVPVEPSPSQLKATWTMPGDLGQIASGDAEAPEQTSDAGAEQEEPLSIDVDAIDFDLGGDVDEPVAEADDTSLPKIDALSDSAPDTDAAPDSEMDLELDGDEFTLEVGGGEPAEEAPAPASNTATVVGDDVALSAADEPALEFDLPELGKSADDKQAAFDMSATVVQSDDVDPDADDTVMDLEKTSFDADLLDFDFDLETPVGGDAVSAEPAGMDLTSIDLDLEPSEDERAAPETAAESEAVPEAVKEGEVPPSAAPAEPEGEINHEVETKLELARAYDEMGDKEGALELLNEVLAEGGPAQQAAARTLIEKLG from the coding sequence ATGAAAACGTCGATTAAGGCATCCCTGATCGCAGCTGCGATCGCCTCGTTTCCACTCGGTGGCTTTGCTGCCGGGCTTGGTCAGATCAATGTTTTCAGTGGCTTGGGTCAGCCCTTGCGGGCCGAAATCCAGATCAGCGCGACGCCTCAGGAGTTGAGTTCGGTCACCGCAAAGGTGGCTTCGCCCGATGCCTTCAGACAGGCCGGCATTCCCTACCCGGGATTTTTGTCCGGGATCCGGGCATCGGTTGAGCGCAGCGGTCAGCGCCAGGTGGTCAAGCTCAGCAGTGACCGCCCGATCAACGAACCCTTTGTCGGGTTGCTGATTGAACTCGACTGGGCCTCGGGGCGCCTGTCGCGCGAATACACTTTCCTTCTTGATCCCGTCGATATTGCCGCGCCCAAGCCTGTGGCTGCGCGCATTGCCGCACCGGCCCCAGCGGCCGCTCCGCGCCAGGCGCCGATGGCTGCCCCGCCCGCGCCCCGGCCCGCCGCGGTGGACCGCTATACCGTCCAGCGTGGCGACACCCTGCGCCGCATCGCAGAGGCCAATCGCCCCGACGGCGCCAATCTCGACCAGATGCTGCTGGCCCTGTTCCGTGCCAATCCCTCGGCGTTTGACGGTGACAACATCAACCGTCTGCGCGCAGGCGCCATCATGACGATGCCGTCCGCCGACGCGGTTCTGGCAACCAGTCCTGCCGAGGCTCGCCGTGAGGTCGTGGCCCAGGCGGCTGACTTCGAGGCCTATCGCCAGCGCCTTGCGGGGACTGCGGTGGTGCGTGAGGCGGCTCCGGCGCCGGCCGAGCAGGCAAGTGCTGGCCGCATCGTACCCAAGGTCGAGGACGCGCGCGCGCCCGCTGTTGCAGGTGACGAGCTGCAGATCTCGAAAACCCAGGACGGCGAAGCCGGGATGGACAAGGCAGCGGTTGCCCGCCTGCATGCGCTCGAAGAAGAACTTGTCGCCCGTGAAAAGGGCCTCGAAGAGGCGAACGCACGCCTTGCTCAGCTTGAGCAGAGCATCCGCGACCTGCAGAAATTGCTTGAACTGAAGAGCGGTACGCTGGCGCAGCTGCAGCCCGACGCTGCAACACCCGGTGCTGCAACGGCAGGTGCTGCTGCAGTTGCCGGCGCTGCTGCGACCGCAGCGCCTGAGGCGGCTGCGGAGCCTGCCGCACCCGCAGTGACGCCGCCCGCAGAAGCGACGCCGGCAGCGCCGGCGGTGGAAGCAGCCGCGGTCGAGCCGCCCGCCGAGCCGGTTTCCCCTCCGCAAGCAGAGCCTGCGCCCGCGCCCGCTCCCGTGCCGCCAGCACCGGTGGCAGCAGCCCCTGAGGCCGAACCTGAACCCGACTTCATGCAGTCGCTGCTTGCCGATCCCGCCATGCTCGCGGCCGGTGGTGGCGTAATTGCGCTCCTGCTCGGTTTTGCCGCCTACCGTTCCCGCCAGCGCAAGCAGGCGATGGAGGCGCTGGACAGCTCGGCGCTGATGAGTGAGTTCCCGCCTGACAGCAGCGCCGTATTCGGTGCGACGGGCGGTCAGAGTGTCGATACCGGCAACAGCAGCATCCTGCAGACCGATTTCAGCCAGTCCGGTCTGTCGTCGATCGATGCGGATGAAGGTGTTGATCCGGTGGCTGAAGCCGATGTGTACATGGCCTATGGCCGTGACGCACAGGCTGAGGAAATTCTTGAGGATGCGCTCAAGGCTGATCCGAACCGCACGGCGATCTATCTCAAACTGCTTGAGGTGTTCGCACAGCGTCAGAGTCCGAAGCAGTTTGAAACCACGGCAAGCGAGCTTTATTCGCGCACTGGTGGCCAGGGGTCGGACTGGGAGAAGGCTGCGCAGATGGGGCGCAAGCTGGACCCCGATAACCCGCTATACAGTGCAGGCCCGGCAGAAGGCGAGCGTACCGTGCCGCCCGCCACCGAGCTGCCTGCAGCGTCCATTCCCGTTTCTGCCGCAGCTGCAGTGACTGCTGCCGCTGCAACGGCGACGGCTGCAGGTGCCGACAGCGCGGCGAAGCTTCCGGAAGTGGAAGCCGACACCAAAGATGCGGCTGACGAGCTCGGTCAGACCCTGTCCAGTCTCGACTTCACGACTTCGGTTCCGGTCGAGCCGAGTCCTTCGCAGCTCAAGGCTACCTGGACCATGCCGGGTGACCTCGGGCAGATCGCCAGTGGCGATGCCGAAGCGCCTGAGCAGACGTCCGATGCCGGGGCTGAGCAGGAGGAGCCGCTGTCGATCGATGTCGATGCGATCGATTTCGATCTTGGCGGTGATGTGGATGAGCCTGTCGCAGAGGCGGACGACACGTCCCTGCCCAAGATCGATGCGCTCTCTGATAGCGCACCGGACACCGACGCTGCTCCGGATTCGGAGATGGATCTGGAGCTGGATGGCGACGAGTTCACCCTCGAGGTCGGTGGCGGTGAGCCCGCAGAGGAGGCGCCGGCGCCCGCATCGAATACGGCAACGGTTGTGGGCGATGACGTTGCGCTCTCTGCAGCCGACGAGCCCGCACTCGAATTCGATCTGCCTGAGCTGGGCAAGTCGGCTGATGACAAGCAGGCCGCATTCGACATGAGCGCGACTGTGGTCCAGTCCGACGATGTCGATCCGGACGCCGACGATACCGTGATGGATCTTGAGAAGACCAGCTTCGATGCGGATCTGCTGGATTTCGATTTCGATCTCGAGACGCCGGTTGGTGGTGATGCTGTGTCGGCAGAGCCTGCAGGCATGGATCTGACCAGCATCGATCTGGACCTCGAGCCGTCGGAAGATGAACGGGCTGCACCCGAGACGGCTGCCGAATCCGAGGCGGTCCCCGAGGCGGTGAAGGAGGGTGAGGTCCCGCCGTCGGCAGCGCCCGCCGAGCCCGAGGGCGAGATCAATCACGAGGTTGAGACCAAGCTCGAACTCGCCCGCGCATACGACGAGATGGGTGACAAGGAAGGCGCGCTTGAGTTGCTCAACGAGGTACTCGCTGAGGGCGGCCCTGCGCAGCAGGCAGCAGCGCGGACCCTGATCGAAAAACTGGGGTGA